The window CGGAGCCGGTGGCCAGCGCCGCGGTGATGTACGGCTCCTCGATCGCCGCGCAGGGGAAAGACATCGTGAACAAGGAGGTGAGGGGGTGTGTCTGCTCCGGGGCGGGGCCGGGAGGGGTGTGTCTGCTCCGGGGCGGGGCCAGGGGGCGTGTCtgctccagggcgggactgggAGGGGCGTGTCTGCTCCAGGGCGGGGCTGGGAGGGGCGTGTCTGCTCTGGGGTGGAGCCAGGGGGCGTGTCTGCTCTGGGGTGGAGCCGGGGGGCGTGTCTGCTCTGGGGTGGAGCCAGGAGGGGGCGTGTCTGTTCTGGGGTGGAGCCAGGGGGCGTGTCTGTTCTGGGGTGGAGCCGGGGGGGCGTGTCTGTTCTGGGGGTGGAGCCAGGAGGGGCGTGTCTGTTCTGGGGTGGAGCCAGGAGGGGCGTGTCTGCTCTGGGGTGGAGCCAGGGATGTGTGTCTGTTCTGGGGTGGAGCCAGGAGGGGCGTGTCTGTTCTGGGGTggagccgggggggggggggtctgttcTGGGGTGGAGCCGGGGGGGGGTGTCTACAGCAGGGCAGGGTCATGGTGTGTGATCCAGGGCCAGGGATGAATTAATTACTAACTACCAAGCAGGGTGGCCATGATGGCTTGTGCTCACTgtcaggagaggagagggacaacAGTGTTGTCTTTACTGATGAGTCCAAGGTTGATGTTTAATTTGTCTTTAATTCCCCTCCTCTTCGTCCCCCCAGATCCACAGGTTCATGTCGATCAACAAGCTGAAGTATTTCTTCGCTGTCGATACGAAGTATGTGATGAAGAAACTGCTGCTTCTGATGTTCCCCTACACCCACCAGgtgactcccagtgcgcagcagtctgatccgctccaggtgtgacagtgctgtcagactcccagtgtgcagcagtctgatccgctccaggtgtgacagtgctgtcagtcagactcccagtgcgcagcagtctgatccgctccaggtgtgacagtgctgtcagactcccagtgtgcagcagtctgatccgctccaggtgtgacagtgctgtcagtcagactcccagtgtgcagcagtctgatccgctccaggtgtgacagtgctgtcagtaagactcccagtgcgcagcagtctgatccgctccaggtgtgacagtgctgtcagactcccagtgtgcagcagtctgatccgctccaggtgtgacagtgctgtcagtcagactcccagtgtgcagcagtctgatccgctccaggtgtgacagtgctgtcagtcagactcccagtgcgcagcagtctgatccgctccaggttttccAGGGTTTGCTCCCTGCATTATTCGTGATCATCTTATTTCCAGTGTTGTTTGCCTGGTCTGGTGGACTGTGGATAGGAGTTTTCAAGATCTGATTAAAAGtatgaataaattaattgagttaattttatttttgcaggaCTGGGAGGTGAGGTATCACCGGGACTCCCCCATGACCCCCCGGCATGATGTCAATGCCCCCGACCTCTACATCCCCAGTGAGTCTCCCAGTCTCCcagtctctctgcctgtctgtctgccctccTGGTCTGTGGAGCCCCAGTGAGTGAGTCTCCCAGTCTCTGTGTCCATATGTCTGTCTGGTCTTGTCTCTGGAGTAAAATGGGGTAAAATGACGTCTCTCAGGCCAGGCCGACCCCCAGCAGGGATGCAGTGAGTgaacactctctctcctctccctctctgcagCCATGGCCTTCATCACCTACATCCTGCTGGCGGGCATGGCCCTGGGCATCCAGCAGAGGTGAGTCCAGCCGCCGGTAACCCACCCCCCCCGGCTCCGTCCCGGCTTGATCGGACCCTGTGGGTCACTCCCTGCTGGCCCTGTCCCGCAGGTTCTCCCCGGAGGTGCTGGGTCTGTGTGCCAGCACCGCGCTGGTCTGGATCATCATCGAGGTTCTGGCCCTGCTGCTCAGCCTGTACCTGGTCACCGTGCACTCCGACCTCACCACCTTCGACCTGCTGGCGTACTGCGGCTACAAATATGTGGGGTGAGTCTGGACTGCAGCCCTCTCTCTCAGTCAGtgtttctgtatgaacccctctctctctctcagtgcagtgttaatgtactggagtgtccagtcagtgtgtgtatgaacccctctctatctcagtgcagtgttaatgtactggagtgtccagtcagtgtgtctgtatgaacccctctctctctcagtgagtgttaatgtactggagtgtccagtcagtgtctgtatgaacccgtctctctctcagtgagtgttaatgtactggagtgtccagtcagtgtgtctgtatgaacccctctctctctcagtgagtgttaatgtactggagtgtccagtcagtgtgtctgtatgaacccctctctctctcagtgagtgttaatgtactggagtgtccagtcagtgtgtctgtatgaacccctctctctctcagtgtctgtatgaacccctctctctctcagtgtgtctgtatgaacccctctctctctcagtgtgtctgtatgaacccctctctctcagtgcagtgttcatgtactggagtgtccagtcagtgtgtctgtatgaacccctctctctctcagtgtctgtatgaacccctctctctctcagtgtctgtatgaacccctctctctctcagtgtgtctgtatgaacccccccctctctctctctctcaggatgATCCTCACTGTACTCTGTGGGCTGCTCTTTGGCAGTGATGGCTACTATGTGGCTCTGGCCTGGTCCTCCTGCGCACTGATGTACTTCATCGTGAGTAACGGGGGTCAGTGCCGGGGGGGTGTGTGTCTCCTCTTAGGTGCGCTCCCTGAGTCTTTGTCCCCCTCAGGTGCGCTCCCTGCGGATGAAGATCCTTTCCTCGGTCTCAGCAGACGGGATGGGCGGACACAACTCCAGGAACCGCCTCCGCATGTACATCACCGTGGCAACTGCCGCCTTCCAGCCAATCATCATTTACTGGCTGACCTTTCACCTCATCAGATGAAGGAGTCGGTGTGGCTGGAACCTAACAaccctctacacacacacacactcacacaaacacaaaactcgCACGCATTTGAACACCAGACACAGTCTTCTTTTCTTCTGGGGGGGTTGACTGAACTGGGGGTCGTAGCGTCATGAAGAGGTTAGTTACTGTGTACCCCCACCCTGTTACACACCCTCACTGCGTCgtcactgaccacagcacacacacacagcacacacacacacacagtgggaTCTTGACTCCTGCTGAAACCACAAGACTTTTCAAGGTGTTGCCCTGATTGACAGCGATGAGGAGCGAAGACTCTTCACACTCAGACTGTGTACAGAAGATCAGGGTTCGAgtgggtggggggaggggggcagacTGTGTGCGGAGGATCCGGGTTCGAGGGGGAGTGACGCGTGTCTGTGAGAAGAGCCCCTGGGCCTGGTGCACCTGCGTGTCCAGTGCAGAGCTGCGGTTGAGTCTGTCCACTCGGGGTGAATTCGACCGCTACTGGACAACAGCGAGGCCAAGTGGACGGGACTGGactgggccgggccgggcccACAGCGGTGAGAAGAGTCTCAGTCCCGGTCCCGGAGTGCCCAGCGCGTCCCCCCGCCTGTGTCGGGCCTGGGAGGGGGCAGGCGTGCGACAGTGTGCGTTCGGACCCGCTAGGCTAGTGGGTGAAGTCACCGGCCCTACTGAGGGGGAGCGAGCCGGACCTGCAGGCTTGGCTGTCCTGTCCAGTTTTTGTCTTGTGCTGTTCAATAAAAGCAGATACTGGGTGTCTGGCGCCTGCTGTCGTCTTCCTTCTTGCTgttgaagtgtgtgtgtgtacgggCAGGACACAGGTTCGAAGCCAGGCGAGGCTCTGACGGCCCGCGGGCCAGCGGGAGACCAGTCTGCCTGCTTCTCCAGTACCTCCTGATCCAGAGCCATTGGTTCTGTCGGGCTCGACTACTCGCTAACAGCTAATGGATCCAAAGATCTTGCATTTACAGCTTCGAGTGTTTGCGGTTTGAGCCTCTCCGGGACCCGTAGTTCGAATGCTCCAGTCGCTTCCGCTTTATACAGTTTCGAGCGCCTGAGCTTTGAGCCTCGCCGGGACCCGTAGTCGGGCGAGAAATGGCTGCGCCCTTGGCAAACCGCTCCGGGTTGTGAAGCTGTGGTCCAAGCGTGACGAGTTCTGGACCCGCAGTCACCTCCTCCCACACCGAACCGCAGGTGGACTGAATGAAAACCCACAAGGTTGAGCTTCCCGAAAATGAGCTTTCGGTTGGTGTTGCACAGCCTGTGCGGGCGGTACCGCCTCTTGCAGGGTTTCGAGCTGGGACCTCTCTGTCGGTTCGGCCCGGGTGTAACACGGCAGTGCAGTGCGGGCACGGCTCGGTCCGGCTGGGTCTCCGGCCTGCTGGCGCTCAGGTCCGGGCTGGACCAGGCCTTCGGGGCGAAGCGAAGAACCGTTTCTCGCTTCAGCAGGACGGGTGGCGGCGGCTCGCTGGCCCAGCCCGCCCGGGGCATCGTGTCCACTAACGTGCCCAAAGACGTGCTGCTTTTCGAGCACGAGCGGACCGGCTTTTTCCGCCTTATGGGCCTGTTCTGCGCCGGCCAGTTCGTGTTCTGGACGTACCTGGCCCACTTCGCCTTCACCAGCCTGCGGGACACGGGGCTCCGCGACGCCGTGATCGtgggggaggaggcgcggaACCTGCCCAAACTCGGCGGCGTGTCGCTCAACCTGGGCTCGGACAAGTGGCGGTACGGCTTCACCGGATCCTGCCTGACCCTGGGTAAGAGCGTGGACAGGCCTGCAGGTGGACAGTCCAGTTCCTGTCCTGTGTGCAGTAACAGTGTCTGGACAGGCCAGTTCCTGGACTGTGTGCAGTGATATTGTCTGGGCAGCCCTGCAGGTCAGGTGGACAATGCAGTTCCTGTCCTGTGTACAGTAACAGTGTCTGGACAGGCCTGCAGGTGGACGGTCCAGTTCCTGTCCTGTATGCAGTAACGGTGTCTGGACAGGCCTGCAGGTGGACAGTCCAGTTCTTGTCCTGTGTGCAATGACCGGTGGTCTGGACAGGCCTGCAGGTGGACGGTCCAGTTCCTGTCCTGTATGCAGTAACGTTGTCTGGACAGGCCTGCAGGTGGACAGTCCAGTTCCTGTCCTGTGTGCAGTGATATTGTCTGGACAGGCCTGCAGGTCAGGTGGACTATATAGTTCCTGTCCTGTGTACAGTAACAGTGTCTGGACAGGCCTGCAGGTGGACGGTCCAGTTCCTGGGCTGTGTGCAGTGACTGGTGGTCTGGACAGGCCTGCAGGTGGACGGTCCAGTTCCTGGGCTGTGTGCAGTGACCGGTGGTCTGGACAGGCCTGCGGGTGGACGGTCCAGTTCCTGGGCTGTGTGCAGTGACCTGTGGTCTGGACAGGCCTGCGGTTGGATGGTCCAGTTCCTGGGCTGTGTGCAGTGACCGGTGGTCTGGACAGGCCTGCGGGTGGACAGTCCAGTTCCTGTCCTGTGTGCAGTGATATTGTCTGGACAGGCCTGCAGGTCAGGTGGACTATATAGTTCCTGTCCTGTGTACAGTAACAGTGTCTGGACAGGCCTGCAGGTGGACGGTCCAGTTCCTGGGCTGTGTGCAGTGACTGGTGGTCTGGACAGGCCTGCAGGTGGACGGTCCAGTTCCTGGGCTGTGTGCAGTGACCGGTGGTCTGGACAGGCCTGCGGGTGGACGGTCCAGTTCCTGGGCTGTGTGCAGTGACCTGTGGTCTGGACAGGCCTGCGGTTGGATGGTCCAGTTCCTGGGCTGTGTGCAGTGACCGGTGGTCTGGACAGGCCTGCGGGTGGACAGTCCAGTTCCTGGGCTGTGTGCAGTGACTGGTGGTCtgcctgtctcctctctctcaggctgcctgatcctggctggaggggTGCTGTTCTCCCGGCGCTCCGTGCGAAGGCTGGTTCTGTGCCGGGGGGGACAGGAAGTGGTCATCTTCACGCACTCCCTGCTCGGCGTGGCCAGGGGGCGTGGCCTCACCGTTCCCCTGCGTCACATCTCCTGTGTCGCGCACCGCACAGGAGCGCCCGTGCACATCCCCTTCCGGGTCAAAGGTCACTCCCTCTACTACCTGCTGGACAAACAGGGGCGCTTGCCCAACCCCCGGCTCTTCGATGTCACCGTGGGGGCGTACCGTCCTTTCTGAGGGACCCCCAAATCTCCCTACTGCCTCAGAACACTGTTCCCGGAGAGCCTAGCAAAGGTCAAAGGTCACCCCCCAGCGCAGTGTGTGTCATATGGGATTCAGAGGACAAGAAAACGCGCCTGAGGATCTCTGGAACGGGACGCTAGTCAGTAAGACCAACAGGCGTGTTCCTGAACTGACATCTTCATTGTCAAACTCTGTTCCTCGGCAATCCCACTCTGAGCTGGCTGAGCTGCCCTCTccttgtgtctgtctctctctcgttcTCCGTCAATAAAAGCCTGATTCACAGACATAGTGTCTCTTCTTCTCACCAGGCCGGAGCCCTCACTGTCACCCTGTGGGGTCCCAAGTGTCCCATCTCCGCCCCAGCACAGTGTACAGGATGTGCTCCTGCCTGGATTTTCCTGGTGTCGGTGTGTCAGTGTAGAAACTGAAGTACACAATGAAGGagatcagtgtgtcagtgtagaTACAGAAGTACACAATGAAGGagatcagtgtgtcagtgtagaTACTGAAGTACACAGTGAGGGagatcagtgtgtcagtgtagaTACTGAAGTACACAATGAAGGagatcagtgtgtcagtgtagaTACTGAAGTACACAGTGAGGGagatcagtgtgtcagtgtagaTACTGAAGTACACAGTGAGGGagatcagtgtgtcagtgtagaTACTGAAGTACACAGTGAAGGAGATCAGTGTGTCGGTGTAGATACTGAAGTACACAGTGAAGGagatcagtgtgtcagtgtagaTAGTGAAGGGACATGTGGTTGCATTAGAAGAATGACACAAATGTTCAAGCAACTGGTCAGGTGCTGCTGGTTGGTCCCAGGACAGGAGAGGGAGGTTTGAGTCTACAGCAAGAATCAGACTCTGCACACTCTCCCACAGgtccaattaattaattaacagcACAGTTGTAATACTTCCAGGTTTAATCAGCTGCTCAGCTTGGAACAAAATCTAGAGACACTGGTCTCCATAGTAAATGTACAAATACAGACCAGTGCAGAAATTTCACAATTGTCTTGTGAAATAGTGACATCCTGCCCTCCCATTTTGAACTCAAAGTGCTGTTTGGCAGTGTGGCCACTAGGTGGAGCCCTTGAACTGTTATTCCCTGTCCTCTGTGGTTCTGAGCCCCGAGCAGAAGGACTGGAAGAGATATTGCTTTTTATATATCCAGCATGAGACTGCCACGAACAGTCAGTCCGTCAGTCCCTGTGTCTGTCCATCAGCCTCTCAGGCAGTGTGTGCATACACTGGCTGGTCAGTCCAGCAGTGTGGGTCATTGTCCCCGCTGGTCAGTCAGTCAGGCATGTACCAGTCACTGTGAGTCAGTATGTCCACTGGCtggtcagtgagtcagtgtgaGTCAGTATGTCCACTGGCTGGACAGTCAGGCAGTGTTCCAGTCAGTGTGAGTCAGAGTATCCACTGGCTGGACAGTCAGGCAGTGTTGATCAGTATATCCTCTGGCCTCTGTTTCAGGCAGTatgggtcagtgtgtccactGACTGGTCAGGGagttagtgtgtgtgtcagtatgtccACTGGCTGGACAGTCAGGCagtgtgggtcagtgtgtcctCTGGCTGGACAGTCAGGCAGTGTGGGTCAGTATGTCCACCGACCTGTCTGTCAGGCAGAatgggtcagtgtgtccactGACTGGTCAATGAGTTAGTGTGAGTCAGTATGTCCACTGGCTGGGCAGTCAGGCagtgtgggtcagtgtgtccactGACTGGTCAGTGAGTTAGTGTGTGGGTCAATATGTCCACTGCCCGGTCAGTCAGTCCCTCAGTGAGAGTACCCACCCCCTGCCAGGTTGAGCAGAGACCCGGCCGcctcctgcagctcctggtccAGCTGCAGGATCTCCACAGTCTCCAGGTCCAGGCCCGGCTCTCCTGGCAGAACCAGGTACTCGTGGTACTCTATATACCCGCTGTCCGCCAGGGGGTCCTTCTCGGCCACACCCAGCTCCATCGCCTCCATGGCAACCAGCTCCTCCTCCACGCCCACCTCCAGCTGCAGGGCCACGCCCCCGGCCAGGCTGGTCGCCAGCTGGTAGATGCTGTAGTTGTGGTCCTCGCTGGGGTCAGAGGGCACGGGGCTCGTCTCCCAGGGGCCGGGGTCACCCAGCAGGACAGGAGCGGGGGAGAGGGGGAGTGAGGGGGACAGGGGCTCTGGGAGAGAAAAATGAGAGACGGGTTAAAAATCCACCCTTTTTCCTTCCTCTTCATCTCCATCCAGTTCAGCGTCGCCGGGGGGCCGGAGCCTATCGCGCGTGGCAAGCAacggagaacatgcaaactccacacacacagcccaccaggtctggaattgaacccagcgttgctaaccactgtgtcgtCAAGGCTAAAAATCTTATGCATGAAAAAGATTCGTTACTTATTGCAAATCTTTTTATTACACTGAAGTTCAAATGTTTCACAACACGTTTCATGTAAGAGAGGCATTAAAacagacactccagtacattaacactgcactgagagagagaggttaatacagacactgactggacactccagtacattaacactgcactgaga is drawn from Lepisosteus oculatus isolate fLepOcu1 chromosome 18, fLepOcu1.hap2, whole genome shotgun sequence and contains these coding sequences:
- the yif1a gene encoding protein YIF1A, producing MESHHGYRQSSKLRGRVVAPGMGDAQLFDDTSSGAPPQGGGVYSGPGYDMGAGFNVNSLLSEPVASAAVMYGSSIAAQGKDIVNKEIHRFMSINKLKYFFAVDTKYVMKKLLLLMFPYTHQDWEVRYHRDSPMTPRHDVNAPDLYIPTMAFITYILLAGMALGIQQRFSPEVLGLCASTALVWIIIEVLALLLSLYLVTVHSDLTTFDLLAYCGYKYVGMILTVLCGLLFGSDGYYVALAWSSCALMYFIVRSLRMKILSSVSADGMGGHNSRNRLRMYITVATAAFQPIIIYWLTFHLIR
- the tmem223 gene encoding transmembrane protein 223 — encoded protein: MSFRLVLHSLCGRYRLLQGFELGPLCRFGPGVTRQCSAGTARSGWVSGLLALRSGLDQAFGAKRRTVSRFSRTGGGGSLAQPARGIVSTNVPKDVLLFEHERTGFFRLMGLFCAGQFVFWTYLAHFAFTSLRDTGLRDAVIVGEEARNLPKLGGVSLNLGSDKWRYGFTGSCLTLGCLILAGGVLFSRRSVRRLVLCRGGQEVVIFTHSLLGVARGRGLTVPLRHISCVAHRTGAPVHIPFRVKGHSLYYLLDKQGRLPNPRLFDVTVGAYRPF